The window GTACATGATGACGTTCGCCATTATCCTGATTTCCGTAATCGCACTGGTAACCAACATGCACCACTACCCAGGCAGCTCAGTAAATGAGATCATTGGCGTGAATGGATTTTTCGCGGTGCTGTTTGTGATTTCGGGGGTGGCGTTTCGGTTTGCGGGGGATGGAAGGGGTGTTAGGTCAGGTACTGAGTAGTGGAAAATATAGAACAGTTTCCACCTGTCATTCTTCTGTCCGGAAAAAGCACCTGACTAAATTGGTTGACGATACGTACATTTTAATATAAGCAGGTAAATCATGCGATTAGTTGCATCATGACTTCAACTTCTTGCTCAGATAATTCTCATGAGTCTTCAGATCGTGTTCTGAAAATAATACCATCGCCACATGCTGCACCGATTTGAGGCTGGGAATTTCATCCAGGATGGTGTCAACCGCGATTGCCACGGCCTCGTCCAGTGGATAGCCAAAAGCACCTGTGGAAATAGCCGGAAAGGCAATGGAGGAAATTCCTTTCTTCTCCGCAAGTTGCAGGGCATTGCGGTAGCAGTTGGCCAGCAACCGATCTTCGGGTTTATCGCGGCCGTAGACAGGCCCCAGGCAGTGGATGACGTATTGGTTGGGCAGATTGTGCGCCCCGGTGATCACCGCCTCGCCCGGTCTTATCGGTGCAAGCGGGCGGCATTCCTGTTCCAGGCCTGGCCCCGCTGCCCGGTGAATGGCCCCGGCCACGCCCCCGCCAATGCGCAGTTCGGCATTGGCAGCATTCACAATGGCCTGCATATCTAGTTGACTGACAATGTCTCCAACTCTTAATTCAAACGATACGTATCCGAAACGGTACTGGGTCATGATTGCTCTTTTTTCAAGACAAAATACCGGGTGTCTATTTGTTCAGAGAGAACCTTAATAAACTCAATGGTTGAGAATAAAATCAGAGCAACACTTCACCCGGATTTTATTCGATATTTCTGAAACCGCCTGCGCTGCAAAATTAAATCACAGAATCCGGCCAGTGGTTTTATTTGTAAGTGTCACTTTTATTTTGCGCCTTTTCATCCTTCATTTCTTTTGTTAAAATATAACAGACTTATTTATTTTGATTAAATCGAATTACACCAATTGTAAAAAACGGATGTTATAAAATTTAAATAAATAATGC of the Bacteroidia bacterium genome contains:
- a CDS encoding macro domain-containing protein; the encoded protein is MTQYRFGYVSFELRVGDIVSQLDMQAIVNAANAELRIGGGVAGAIHRAAGPGLEQECRPLAPIRPGEAVITGAHNLPNQYVIHCLGPVYGRDKPEDRLLANCYRNALQLAEKKGISSIAFPAISTGAFGYPLDEAVAIAVDTILDEIPSLKSVQHVAMVLFSEHDLKTHENYLSKKLKS